A stretch of Lactiplantibacillus brownii DNA encodes these proteins:
- a CDS encoding YjjG family noncanonical pyrimidine nucleotidase, which translates to MLKYVIFDLDDTLLDFSRGEQECITYLLQKYGVTDLPHGMQVYQAHNHWVWSQIEHGAERQPLLDQRFAVVFAKLGISVNGHALQQEYNTMLAHNFHVIPGATTLLDQLQSAGLTLIVGTNGVKTTQLSRLQGSGLASYFRQAFISEDLGVSKPDSNFFTAIFNQLPNMTVNNTIMVGDSLTSDIQGANSVDLPSIWYNPRHLSNDHDYRPTKIVTDYDQLKRLLSH; encoded by the coding sequence ATGCTAAAATACGTCATTTTTGATTTAGACGATACACTACTGGATTTCAGCCGCGGTGAGCAGGAATGTATCACCTACCTGTTGCAAAAGTACGGCGTTACTGATTTGCCACACGGCATGCAAGTCTATCAAGCCCACAATCACTGGGTCTGGTCGCAAATTGAACACGGTGCTGAGCGTCAGCCGTTGCTAGATCAACGTTTTGCGGTTGTCTTTGCCAAATTAGGAATTAGCGTCAACGGCCACGCCTTACAACAAGAATACAACACGATGCTGGCCCATAATTTCCATGTGATTCCCGGCGCAACCACCTTATTGGACCAATTGCAATCAGCCGGCCTCACCTTAATTGTCGGTACCAATGGCGTTAAAACGACCCAGCTGAGTCGTTTACAAGGTTCTGGACTCGCGTCCTATTTCCGCCAAGCCTTTATTTCTGAAGACCTCGGCGTCTCGAAACCAGATTCAAATTTTTTCACGGCAATATTTAACCAACTGCCCAATATGACTGTCAATAACACCATCATGGTTGGGGATAGCCTGACCTCCGATATTCAAGGTGCCAACAGCGTAGACTTGCCAAGCATCTGGTATAATCCACGACATTTGAGCAATGATCACGACTACCGACCGACTAAAATAGTGACTGATTACGACCAATTGAAACGACTATTAAGTCACTAA
- a CDS encoding uracil-DNA glycosylase family protein, which produces MDNQNTFEENIARFNAALGNISIDLPKNYMILNPYSGEKKELINKMSAIFYRKFFNDTYPRKLILGSSPARRGSAVTGIPFEDIEHLQQETGIKIDGFRINQASSSFLYEVVSNYGGIQKFYSDFYMNFVCPLGIVQKNSKGNYVNCNYYENKNILSILLPFLVDSLHKIISFGIDTSVCYCIGSGENYKVLRTINDNYKFFKKIIPLEHPRYITQYHSEDKYEYLNKYMQALSEG; this is translated from the coding sequence ATGGACAATCAGAATACTTTTGAAGAAAACATAGCGAGATTTAATGCAGCACTAGGGAACATTTCGATTGATTTACCAAAGAACTATATGATATTGAATCCATATTCTGGCGAAAAAAAAGAATTAATTAACAAAATGAGTGCTATTTTTTATAGGAAATTTTTTAACGATACTTATCCACGAAAATTGATATTGGGAAGTTCTCCGGCTAGAAGAGGGTCTGCAGTAACTGGGATTCCTTTTGAAGATATCGAGCATTTACAGCAAGAAACAGGTATAAAAATTGATGGCTTTCGTATAAATCAAGCTTCTTCAAGTTTTCTGTATGAAGTAGTGAGTAATTATGGCGGTATTCAAAAATTTTATTCAGATTTTTATATGAATTTTGTTTGTCCACTTGGAATAGTGCAAAAGAATTCTAAAGGAAACTATGTAAACTGTAACTACTATGAGAACAAAAATATTTTAAGTATTTTACTCCCATTTCTGGTTGATTCACTTCATAAAATTATTTCTTTTGGAATAGATACCTCAGTTTGTTATTGTATTGGCAGCGGCGAAAATTATAAAGTTTTAAGGACAATAAATGACAACTATAAGTTTTTCAAAAAAATCATTCCGCTAGAACACCCTAGATATATTACTCAATATCACTCGGAAGATAAATATGAATACTTAAATAAATACATGCAGGCACTCAGTGAAGGCTAA
- a CDS encoding zinc-binding dehydrogenase: MKAWVVKNQAHLGLEQLRLLDVPIPKPQVAELQVKVQAVGLNPVDYKIIDSGVAAWQYPHTIGIDVAGEVSAVGPDVTDFKLGDRVFYHSDLRRNGALATYNVTLAASVAKLPDALSYVQGAAILCANLTAYQALIRKVNLTNAQTVLIHAGGGAVGLAALQLAKQLGLRTITTVSARKRALVEKVGADTIIDYHQEDVTAAVLKATEGRGVDVSLNTIGGSELAADAARMAYNGQIVAIGDGMPQHFDFDDHALALIRSGLGGVYRSNDPVQIHDLAVMAQAVAKLVVAAKLDPLIGDVQPFDQVPTALQTIKSGRNVGKLVIQVTA, translated from the coding sequence TTGAAAGCATGGGTCGTTAAAAATCAAGCACACTTAGGCTTGGAACAGTTACGATTATTGGATGTCCCGATCCCCAAACCACAAGTGGCTGAGCTACAAGTAAAAGTTCAGGCAGTAGGCTTGAATCCAGTTGATTACAAAATTATTGATAGTGGTGTGGCGGCTTGGCAATATCCGCATACGATTGGGATCGACGTTGCCGGTGAAGTCAGCGCGGTGGGGCCGGATGTCACTGACTTCAAGCTCGGTGACCGTGTCTTTTACCATAGTGATCTTCGTCGCAATGGGGCACTGGCGACGTACAACGTGACTTTGGCAGCCAGCGTCGCGAAACTACCCGACGCGCTAAGCTATGTTCAGGGCGCCGCTATTTTGTGTGCCAATTTGACCGCCTATCAAGCATTAATACGTAAGGTGAACTTGACCAATGCGCAAACCGTTTTGATCCATGCCGGGGGTGGGGCCGTTGGTCTTGCGGCGTTACAACTTGCGAAGCAGCTTGGGCTACGGACGATCACGACGGTGTCTGCGCGTAAACGCGCATTAGTTGAAAAAGTCGGGGCTGACACGATTATTGATTATCACCAAGAAGACGTGACGGCGGCAGTATTAAAAGCCACTGAGGGCCGTGGGGTGGATGTGAGTTTGAACACGATTGGTGGGTCCGAATTGGCCGCTGATGCAGCCCGAATGGCCTACAATGGTCAAATTGTCGCGATTGGTGATGGGATGCCGCAGCATTTTGATTTTGATGACCACGCGTTAGCACTGATTCGATCAGGTCTTGGCGGCGTTTATCGCTCAAATGATCCGGTGCAGATTCACGACTTGGCAGTGATGGCACAGGCCGTGGCAAAATTAGTGGTCGCGGCTAAATTGGACCCATTGATTGGGGACGTTCAACCGTTTGACCAAGTTCCGACGGCGCTACAAACAATTAAGAGTGGCCGTAATGTGGGTAAATTGGTGATTCAAGTGACCGCTTAA
- a CDS encoding NADPH-dependent F420 reductase encodes MEIGIVGAGTVGTVLAQTFARGDNQIKLSRHSGASSLAARRSEFSSKVDFVEVNVALQQPMVIIAVPFEQAPAVLHQIADYEQRLVIDVTNQFTADFKKIKTAPLTGSEVIASAAHNARVIKAFNTLPPKFMDGHVNGDGRRVLFYAGDDVAAKKEFAALLRPLNFRPVNLGRLRHGGSVMQVGGGLGNTHFIQIEE; translated from the coding sequence ATGGAAATTGGAATTGTTGGTGCTGGCACTGTTGGAACCGTCTTAGCACAGACCTTTGCACGCGGCGATAATCAAATTAAATTGAGTCGGCATAGTGGGGCGTCAAGTTTAGCGGCGCGACGTTCGGAATTTTCATCAAAAGTCGATTTTGTCGAAGTCAACGTAGCGTTACAGCAGCCGATGGTGATCATTGCGGTCCCATTCGAACAAGCGCCGGCTGTTTTGCATCAAATTGCGGATTATGAGCAACGACTCGTAATCGACGTGACGAATCAATTTACAGCGGACTTCAAAAAAATTAAAACGGCACCATTAACGGGTAGCGAAGTTATTGCCTCGGCGGCACATAATGCGCGCGTCATCAAAGCATTTAACACCTTACCACCCAAATTTATGGATGGTCATGTTAACGGTGACGGTCGTCGTGTGTTATTTTACGCGGGAGACGATGTGGCTGCCAAGAAAGAATTTGCAGCGCTACTACGACCCTTGAATTTCCGACCAGTTAATTTGGGGCGGTTACGTCATGGTGGCAGTGTCATGCAAGTCGGTGGTGGTTTAGGCAACACACACTTTATTCAAATCGAAGAATAG
- a CDS encoding MalY/PatB family protein, with product MPFDFETVIDRRHTNSAKWNVQPGELPMWIADMDFQTAPAITAALKKRAAFGVFGYEEIPTAYYEAVADWWATEHHFRPQVDWLMFCTGVVPAISSIVRKMTTPGDNILVQAPVYNIFYHSIENNGRHTLSSDLVEQDGQYQIDFKDLEQKLADPLTTMMILCNPQNPIGIVWSREILQRLGELALKHHVLVLADEIHCDLTLNGHDYTPFSSLSAPVAANSISCVSPSKTFNVAALHAATLIMPDQTIRERVSRGVNNDELAEPNSFAIPGSLAAYQEGHAWVAALRTKIAANQRQLQQFIAAELPSVKVIEAQATYLIWLDISAVATDANDLATFIRAKTGLFLSAGDVYRGNGSHFLRINIACPTAELTDGLQRLQAGIDAYQQQ from the coding sequence ATGCCGTTTGATTTTGAAACGGTCATTGACCGCCGACACACAAATTCGGCCAAGTGGAACGTTCAACCAGGCGAACTCCCGATGTGGATCGCCGACATGGATTTTCAAACGGCGCCAGCCATTACGGCGGCCTTGAAAAAGCGCGCTGCCTTTGGTGTTTTTGGCTATGAAGAGATTCCAACTGCTTATTATGAAGCAGTCGCGGATTGGTGGGCAACTGAGCATCATTTTCGGCCGCAAGTCGACTGGCTCATGTTCTGTACCGGCGTTGTGCCAGCTATTTCATCAATTGTGCGTAAGATGACGACGCCTGGGGATAATATTTTAGTACAGGCACCGGTCTATAATATTTTTTATCATTCAATTGAAAATAATGGCCGGCACACGTTATCGAGTGATTTAGTTGAACAGGATGGCCAATACCAAATAGACTTTAAAGATTTGGAGCAGAAATTGGCTGACCCGCTCACAACGATGATGATTCTTTGTAATCCGCAAAATCCTATTGGCATTGTTTGGTCGCGTGAAATTTTACAACGACTGGGTGAATTAGCTTTGAAGCACCATGTTTTGGTGTTGGCTGACGAAATTCATTGTGACCTGACCTTAAACGGCCATGACTATACGCCATTTTCATCACTGAGTGCGCCAGTTGCAGCTAACAGCATCAGTTGTGTGTCGCCAAGCAAGACGTTCAATGTGGCTGCCTTGCATGCGGCTACTTTGATTATGCCAGATCAAACGATTCGTGAGCGCGTCAGTCGTGGCGTCAATAATGATGAACTAGCAGAACCAAACTCGTTTGCAATTCCAGGTAGTTTGGCCGCTTATCAAGAGGGTCATGCTTGGGTAGCAGCGTTAAGAACTAAGATTGCGGCTAATCAACGTCAGTTGCAGCAGTTTATTGCGGCTGAGTTGCCTAGTGTCAAAGTAATTGAAGCCCAGGCGACGTATCTGATTTGGTTAGATATTAGTGCTGTGGCGACGGATGCCAATGACTTAGCGACATTTATTCGTGCTAAGACGGGGTTATTCTTGTCGGCTGGCGATGTCTATCGCGGTAACGGGTCACACTTTTTAAGAATTAATATCGCTTGTCCAACGGCGGAATTGACGGATGGCTTACAACGATTACAGGCCGGAATTGACGCTTATCAACAACAATAA
- a CDS encoding DUF3737 family protein, giving the protein MKTIKQQLSTGERALFKARDLHIENSTFANGESPLKESANIELEQSIFKWKYPLWYSRHIRVNNSIFEEMSRSGIWYTDDIAITNSTLQAPKLFRRASHIKLDHVHMPHAEETLWNSQNIEIHDVQAAGDYFGMNSEAIQVRDFDLVGNYAFDGAKNVEIHNATLMTKDAFWNCENVTVYDSKIIGEYLGWNSKHVRFVNCTIESDQGLCYMDDLTLENCTLLNTDLAFEYCQNIDAEINSTIDSVKNPISGKIHAQAIQKVIFDDPEIDPQQTVISVDNESRARHAV; this is encoded by the coding sequence ATGAAAACAATTAAACAACAATTATCAACTGGTGAACGGGCCCTATTTAAAGCTCGTGATCTGCACATTGAAAATAGTACTTTTGCCAATGGTGAATCCCCATTGAAAGAGAGTGCCAATATTGAGCTTGAACAATCAATCTTCAAGTGGAAATATCCCTTATGGTATAGTCGCCATATTCGAGTGAACAACTCGATTTTTGAAGAGATGTCACGCTCCGGTATTTGGTATACCGATGATATTGCAATTACGAACAGTACGTTGCAAGCGCCTAAGCTATTCCGGCGCGCCAGTCACATTAAATTAGACCATGTGCATATGCCGCATGCGGAAGAAACGCTGTGGAACAGTCAAAATATTGAGATCCATGACGTTCAAGCCGCTGGTGATTATTTTGGCATGAATAGTGAAGCTATTCAGGTTCGTGACTTTGATTTGGTTGGTAACTATGCGTTTGATGGTGCCAAGAATGTTGAAATTCACAACGCCACTTTAATGACCAAAGATGCTTTCTGGAATTGTGAAAATGTCACCGTTTATGATTCCAAAATTATTGGTGAATATTTAGGCTGGAATTCCAAGCATGTTCGTTTTGTGAACTGTACGATTGAAAGTGACCAAGGCCTATGCTACATGGACGATCTGACATTAGAAAATTGTACGTTACTGAATACGGATTTGGCCTTTGAATATTGTCAAAATATTGATGCCGAAATCAATTCAACTATCGATAGTGTCAAGAATCCGATAAGTGGTAAAATTCATGCTCAGGCGATTCAAAAGGTCATTTTTGATGATCCCGAAATTGATCCACAACAAACTGTGATCTCAGTCGACAATGAAAGCCGTGCGCGTCATGCCGTTTGA
- a CDS encoding IS982 family transposase produces the protein MQGLLKAIPKFNLIQATVQEFIKIITPIYQLLPKRFRFRQNYRQLKVNDVTIIACMLARIALRDPSETHFHQTLAASGVVVPERSRYNRRCRDLLQIMKLIRQYLLKRYRHGSTYEIIDSAPITLVSARRSNQAKVLRGVAHKGYNATKQLYYYGFKLHAVMDNDGYFVNWELTPANVDDRKPVEELLREAPAHQVLADGGYLSRKLQERLKSQGINFWFPLRKNMRKTDHINSSFLKNQRRYIETGFNNLNIVGHFEHPGTRTLIGLGSRLAALFLWNIIKVHSNLAQGKSGLSIN, from the coding sequence ATGCAAGGCCTCCTTAAAGCTATCCCAAAATTCAATTTAATTCAAGCAACCGTCCAAGAATTCATCAAAATAATTACACCAATTTACCAACTATTGCCAAAAAGATTTCGTTTTCGTCAAAATTATCGTCAACTAAAAGTTAATGACGTCACGATTATCGCTTGTATGCTTGCGCGAATAGCGTTACGTGACCCTTCAGAAACCCACTTCCATCAAACTTTGGCGGCTTCCGGAGTGGTTGTTCCAGAACGAAGTCGTTACAATCGTCGGTGTCGCGACCTTCTTCAAATAATGAAGTTGATCCGTCAGTATCTATTGAAGCGATATCGGCATGGCAGCACTTATGAAATCATTGATAGTGCCCCAATCACTTTGGTCTCAGCAAGACGAAGTAATCAAGCAAAAGTCTTACGAGGTGTAGCTCATAAAGGCTATAACGCAACCAAGCAACTATATTATTATGGCTTCAAGCTACATGCGGTGATGGATAATGACGGTTATTTTGTGAACTGGGAACTGACACCAGCAAACGTTGATGATAGAAAACCAGTTGAAGAGCTTTTACGAGAAGCACCGGCTCATCAAGTCTTAGCAGACGGCGGATACTTGAGCCGGAAGCTTCAAGAACGATTAAAATCACAAGGAATCAACTTCTGGTTTCCACTGCGAAAGAACATGAGGAAAACAGATCATATAAATTCCTCATTTCTAAAAAATCAACGACGATATATTGAAACAGGTTTTAATAATTTGAATATCGTTGGCCATTTTGAACATCCTGGAACCCGAACGCTAATCGGCCTAGGTAGCCGATTAGCGGCACTATTTTTATGGAACATTATCAAGGTTCATAGCAATCTAGCTCAAGGTAAAAGCGGACTTAGCATAAATTAG
- a CDS encoding L,D-transpeptidase produces MKVQSRLVLVLALLSASSVLAVGFHQVFTAKQMENARARVKPVRPKSVTKVKTVAKKLDWHQPSMSQAYPKVQAHPNLQIEVSTVKQRVYLRENGKVLYTMLASTGRQGDETPKGQFQVQAERGLHFYNAESKEGANYWVSFKDHGIYLFHSVPVDASGKYVTTEAEQLGKVANSHGCVRLTIADAKWLYENIRQNTPVTVS; encoded by the coding sequence ATGAAGGTGCAGAGTAGATTGGTTTTAGTGCTGGCGCTTTTAAGTGCCAGTAGTGTTTTAGCAGTGGGCTTTCATCAAGTCTTCACCGCTAAACAAATGGAAAATGCGCGGGCACGGGTGAAACCTGTTCGGCCTAAGTCAGTCACAAAGGTGAAAACGGTCGCCAAGAAATTGGATTGGCATCAACCGTCAATGTCTCAGGCTTATCCTAAAGTTCAGGCCCATCCAAATTTGCAAATTGAGGTTTCAACAGTTAAACAACGCGTTTATTTACGTGAAAATGGCAAGGTGCTTTATACCATGTTGGCTTCTACTGGCCGTCAAGGTGACGAAACCCCTAAAGGGCAGTTTCAAGTCCAGGCTGAGCGTGGGTTACACTTTTATAACGCTGAATCCAAAGAAGGGGCCAACTACTGGGTCTCATTTAAGGATCATGGGATTTATTTATTCCACTCAGTTCCCGTCGATGCGAGTGGCAAATATGTGACCACTGAAGCGGAACAACTGGGTAAAGTCGCGAATTCCCATGGTTGTGTTCGATTAACGATTGCGGATGCCAAATGGCTCTATGAAAACATTCGGCAAAACACGCCCGTGACAGTGAGTTGA
- a CDS encoding ABC transporter ATP-binding protein codes for MAERQSVWARSMPVKEQLTVIRRLLPYAKPFKWFFVATIIMSGLISLVNIYLPKVLQLFIDRYLRTGHATLAIMWYFAGLYFFGMIVRATMQFFQNYTSTMGAEYMLENVRRKMFQKLHRMGMRYFDQVPGGSILSRLTNDTMSFSNFWALFNTLFTAFFAVISSFLAMYFTDHEIALWLLVFMPFLAVAIWYYQRYSSRVYRRMRERLSELNTKLSEAITGISVIQQFRQERRINGEFDQTNNAYFKTRQAMIRTNSLLLSPIINLFYALGTVMILGFFGVRGLNGYVAAGVVYAFITYLDNFYNPMTQMMDNLSDFQDGVVAGSRVLRVMDDPTIAPTQHADPNAKITRGKIEFKHVTFAYDGVNPVLKDVSFVAEPGQTIALVGQTGSGKTSTINVLMRFYEFQSGEVLIDDRDIRDYPAKELRQKLGLVLQEPFMFYGDIKSNIRMFDDTISDEQVQAAAKFVTADEFIDELPQNYDSRVIERGASYSSGQRQLISFARTIVTDPKILILDEATANVDTETEEMIQTGLNRIQQNRTTIAIAHRLSTIQNADLILVLHQGQIVERGSNDDLLAQRGYYYDMIQLQNSAHAK; via the coding sequence ATGGCAGAACGACAATCAGTTTGGGCACGGAGTATGCCAGTCAAGGAACAACTGACGGTGATTCGCCGACTCTTGCCATACGCAAAACCTTTCAAGTGGTTTTTTGTTGCGACCATTATCATGTCAGGTTTAATTAGTTTAGTTAATATTTATCTACCAAAAGTGTTACAACTGTTTATCGATCGCTATTTACGGACCGGGCATGCGACGTTGGCGATTATGTGGTATTTCGCCGGCTTATATTTCTTTGGCATGATTGTGCGGGCAACGATGCAGTTTTTCCAAAACTATACCAGTACGATGGGTGCCGAATACATGTTAGAAAATGTCCGGCGTAAAATGTTCCAGAAATTGCATCGGATGGGGATGCGTTATTTTGATCAAGTCCCTGGTGGCTCGATTTTATCGCGACTGACCAATGATACGATGTCGTTTTCAAATTTTTGGGCGCTATTTAATACGTTATTTACGGCTTTCTTTGCGGTTATTTCGTCTTTCTTAGCGATGTATTTTACCGATCATGAAATTGCGCTTTGGTTACTCGTTTTTATGCCGTTTTTAGCCGTGGCTATTTGGTACTATCAACGGTATAGTTCGCGTGTTTATCGGCGGATGCGGGAACGGTTGAGTGAGTTAAATACTAAGTTAAGTGAAGCGATTACCGGGATTAGTGTGATTCAACAGTTTCGGCAAGAACGCCGGATCAATGGCGAGTTTGACCAGACGAATAATGCTTACTTTAAGACGCGACAAGCGATGATTCGGACGAACTCACTACTATTGAGTCCAATTATTAATTTGTTTTACGCGTTAGGCACGGTGATGATTTTAGGCTTCTTCGGGGTACGTGGGCTAAATGGTTACGTGGCTGCCGGGGTCGTTTATGCCTTCATCACTTATCTGGATAATTTCTATAATCCAATGACGCAAATGATGGATAATTTATCTGACTTTCAAGATGGGGTCGTTGCCGGATCGCGGGTCTTACGTGTGATGGACGATCCCACGATTGCCCCCACCCAGCATGCTGATCCTAACGCTAAAATTACCCGCGGAAAGATTGAGTTTAAACATGTGACTTTCGCCTACGATGGGGTGAATCCAGTGTTGAAAGATGTGTCGTTTGTGGCTGAACCAGGTCAAACGATTGCCTTAGTTGGTCAAACGGGGAGTGGCAAGACGTCGACAATCAATGTTTTAATGCGATTCTATGAATTTCAGTCCGGCGAAGTTTTGATCGATGATCGTGATATTCGTGATTATCCTGCGAAAGAACTTCGACAAAAACTAGGGCTCGTTTTGCAGGAACCGTTCATGTTTTATGGGGATATTAAGTCGAACATTCGGATGTTTGATGACACAATTTCGGATGAACAAGTTCAAGCTGCGGCTAAGTTTGTGACTGCCGATGAATTCATCGATGAACTGCCACAAAACTACGACTCACGTGTCATTGAACGTGGGGCGAGTTATTCGTCTGGTCAACGTCAATTGATCTCTTTTGCACGGACCATTGTGACGGATCCTAAAATTTTAATTTTAGATGAAGCAACGGCTAACGTCGACACTGAAACCGAAGAGATGATCCAGACTGGTCTTAATCGGATTCAACAAAACCGGACGACGATTGCGATTGCCCATCGGCTCTCAACCATTCAAAATGCGGACTTGATCTTAGTGTTGCATCAAGGTCAAATCGTGGAGCGCGGTTCCAACGACGACTTGTTGGCACAACGTGGTTACTATTACGATATGATCCAGTTGCAGAATTCTGCCCACGCGAAGTAG